The following DNA comes from Arcobacter cloacae.
GATATAAAATATTTAAGAAAAGATGAAATTTTTACGTATTCAAATGAATTTTCAAATGATTATCCAATAAATGAGTTAATAGATGTAAAAGGCGGAGATGTTATTTTACAAAAAGATAGAAAGAATCCTATTTTTTATGGTTGGGATAATGAATTTTCATATCATGCATCAAAAATAAATGATTTTAAAGCTTCTAAATATCTTGTTTCAAATGGAGAGTTTTTAGAGTTTGTAAAAGAAGATGGTTATAACAAACCTGAGTTTTTTTCAAAAGAGGGTAGAGAGTGGTTAGGTTATACTAATGCAAAACATCCAACTTTTTGGATAAAAGAGGATGAAAACTATTTTTTAAGAGAGATAAATAGAGTAGTTCCTCTTCCACTTAATTATCCTGTAGACGTGAATTTATATGAAGCAGAAGCATTTTGTAAATATAAAAGTCAAAAACTAGGAATTGAAGTTAGACTTCCAAGTGAAGATGAGTATTATAGACTTTATGATTTTGTAGATGCAGGAAACAAAGAGGCAAATATTGGTTTAATTCAGTTTAATCAATCGCCTGTAAATAAGTATAAATTTGATGAGTTTTATGATGTTGTTGGAAATGTTTGGCAATGGAGTTTAACACCTATTTATCCTTTTGATGATTTTGTTCCTCATCCTATTTATGATGATTTTACAACTCCAACTTATGATGATAGACACGCACTTATAAAAGGTGGCTCGTTTATTAGTTTAGGAAATGAAACTTTAAAAGAATCAAGATATGCTTTTAGAAAACACTTTTTTCAACATGCAGGTTTTAGATATGTAAACTCTTCAAATGAGTATAGAACAAAATTAAATGATAATGTTTATGAAACTGATGAGTTAATTTCTCAATATTGTGAGTTTCATTATGGAAATGAAAATTTTGGAGTTAAGAATTTTTGTGTAAATTCTGTTGAGTTATTAGATCCATATTTAAAAAATATAAAAACTTCAAAAGCTTTAGATTTAGGTTGTTCTGTTGGAAGGGCATCTTTTGAATTGGCTAAAACCTTTGATGAAGTATTAGGAATAGATTTTAGTGCTAACTTTATAAATGTGGGAGTAAAATTAAAAAATTATGACTCATTAATTTATAAAATCAAAAAAGAGGGTGAGTTATTTGAAGAAAAATCTGTTTCTTTAAAAGATTTAGGATTAGAGCAAATTAAAAATAAAGTAAGCTTTATGCAAGGTGATGCTTGTAATTTAAAAGATATTTATAGTGGCTTTGATTTGATTTTTTGTTCAAATTTGATAGATAGACTGTACTATCCTCAAAAATTCTTAGATGATATTCCTTTACGAATAAATAAAGATGGTTTATTGGTTTTATTAAGCCCATATACTTGGCTAGAAGATTATACACCAAAAGAGAACTGGCTTGGTGGATATATAAAAGATAATAAAGAGATTAGCACTTTAGATAGTTTAAAAAACAATTTATCATCTCAATTTGAATTACTTGATACAATAGATGTACCTTTTGTTATAAAAGAGACAGCAAGAAAATATCAACATACAATCTCACAAATGACTATTTGGAAGAAAAAAGATTAAATATTAACAAAATTATTGTACAAAAGCTTTAAGTTTTAGTACAATAATTTTTATGATTATTAAAATTAAATTACAAAATAAAAAAATCTTAACAATTACTATTTTAATTTTTCTTTTTTTAATAAATTTATCAATTGAATATGCTAAATATTTAGATTTAATCGATGAAGAGATTTATGAAACAAAAGTAGAAGTTTTAAATATTTACAAAAAAGATAATTTTGATATTTTAAGAGTTAAAGCTGATAATTTTGATTTTTTTACAAATGTAAGTAAAAATGAAAATATAAAAAAATCAGATTTTTTAAATATTACTTTTATCTCAAGAAATATTAGTTTTTTAGATTATTTAAAAGGTTTTTATACAAAAACTTTATATTTTGATAGGATAAAAAAATCATATAGTTTCAAAGATAAAATTGTAGAGAAAATAGATTCAAATCATGAAAATGAGATGGTAAAAGAGTTATTTGGTGCTCTTTTTTTAGCAATTCCTATTTCAAAAGAGTTAAGGGATATTTGTACAAACTATGGAATTAGTCACTTAATAGCTTTAAGTGGTTTTCATTTAGTTGTTTTATCTTTTATTATTTATTGGATTTTTTATTATCCATACTCTTTTTTTCATCAAAAATATTTTCCATATCGCAATAAAAAATATGATTTATTGATAATTACCATATTTTTACTCTTTTTTTATTTACTTTTAACAGGAATAATCCCTTCTTTATTAAGGGCATTTGTGATGTTTTGCTTAGGAATTTTTCTTTTACGTTCAAATATAAAAATATTTTCTTTTGAAACTTTACTTTTTACTTTTTTAATTGTTATAGTTTTTTTCCCTAAATATTTATTTTCATTGGGTTTTTGGTTTTCAATTATGGCTGTTTTTTATATCTTTTTGTATATTAGATATTTTACTTTCAAAAATAAGATATTTCATCTTATTTTTTTTAATAGTTGGATGTTTTTTATTTTTAATCCAATAGTGCATTTTTATTTTCCTGCAACTTCATATGAACAATTTTTATCAATAATAATTACTATATTTTTCACAATTTTTTATCCATTTGAAATAGTTGCTCATATTTTTGATTTTGCAATATATTTTGATGAGT
Coding sequences within:
- the ovoA gene encoding 5-histidylcysteine sulfoxide synthase → MNYIKNSVNLNTGSIEEKREEIRKQFLQTFELDEKLFDLLKEKDFIYEQPNRLRHPLIFYYGHTATFFINKLILANIIKQRVNPEFESIFAIGVDEMSWDDLNSGNYKWPKFEEIKDYRQKVKNIVLELINNIEFTIPINWDSSMWIILMGIEHENIHIETSSVLLRELDIKYLRKDEIFTYSNEFSNDYPINELIDVKGGDVILQKDRKNPIFYGWDNEFSYHASKINDFKASKYLVSNGEFLEFVKEDGYNKPEFFSKEGREWLGYTNAKHPTFWIKEDENYFLREINRVVPLPLNYPVDVNLYEAEAFCKYKSQKLGIEVRLPSEDEYYRLYDFVDAGNKEANIGLIQFNQSPVNKYKFDEFYDVVGNVWQWSLTPIYPFDDFVPHPIYDDFTTPTYDDRHALIKGGSFISLGNETLKESRYAFRKHFFQHAGFRYVNSSNEYRTKLNDNVYETDELISQYCEFHYGNENFGVKNFCVNSVELLDPYLKNIKTSKALDLGCSVGRASFELAKTFDEVLGIDFSANFINVGVKLKNYDSLIYKIKKEGELFEEKSVSLKDLGLEQIKNKVSFMQGDACNLKDIYSGFDLIFCSNLIDRLYYPQKFLDDIPLRINKDGLLVLLSPYTWLEDYTPKENWLGGYIKDNKEISTLDSLKNNLSSQFELLDTIDVPFVIKETARKYQHTISQMTIWKKKD
- a CDS encoding ComEC/Rec2 family competence protein, which codes for MIIKIKLQNKKILTITILIFLFLINLSIEYAKYLDLIDEEIYETKVEVLNIYKKDNFDILRVKADNFDFFTNVSKNENIKKSDFLNITFISRNISFLDYLKGFYTKTLYFDRIKKSYSFKDKIVEKIDSNHENEMVKELFGALFLAIPISKELRDICTNYGISHLIALSGFHLVVLSFIIYWIFYYPYSFFHQKYFPYRNKKYDLLIITIFLLFFYLLLTGIIPSLLRAFVMFCLGIFLLRSNIKIFSFETLLFTFLIVIVFFPKYLFSLGFWFSIMAVFYIFLYIRYFTFKNKIFHLIFFNSWMFFIFNPIVHFYFPATSYEQFLSIIITIFFTIFYPFEIVAHIFDFAIYFDEYIRYFLEYKMYVYEVKTPFYFFIIFITFSFLSIFYKKAFYILNILMILFNLFLYLRF